From Oryzias melastigma strain HK-1 linkage group LG15, ASM292280v2, whole genome shotgun sequence, one genomic window encodes:
- the eloal gene encoding elongin A, like, with protein sequence MASSDVVKKIVRFKLQLSNATEPATVLKILQKLKDLDVTLEILAETGIGKTVNSFKRHKQAGEIAKALVKGWKNLVPKESSCSKEDDVWSEKKPKEEQSCPDEEEQPSGDENNNLASHLKNKNSPDEASSGTKRKDGSEKRQCDQQKKKTKKCDQEYQSRCQKKYNTEVQEDDFAAPTKKKKNSNTLSENKCIDQKSRFDSKEKCRLDSESEQNGLYSRSKSKPSKDSSTEEESSPSSGKPSKMIKATKDEGSSSKSQSSDSQHRKRKKSEEKLNASKSKHFENKELSKQLKKKPKMNHKNEESSSETSLVSFESCLNYDVNIFKRKEQPGIKKAPKKSKSTTKRQPAEDPETKPEKSPAVSPNQIQKSLLHLMDVPLPATLPELEKPGVEYYFERKAEKDSDLQDLSGESAVFTGQRLNKKMQVYSGAKTLFLPAMMSLYQQCIRTLQNNINMLYETGGVPFELLEPVLERCTPEQLQRIEEYNPIYMGVTDHLWGEHCLRDFKGYKLQEYESWKEMYLRLSEERERKLKRLTKTIVSAQSKKPKGRQVKMAFIHTVAKPPRDVRIQQELHGTAVQQPHQLKSSVKGQEIRSKPSCHEHTRPSGTSTGGSNDTRKKSRVAPMMAKSLKAFKKQLGRR encoded by the exons ATGGCCAGCAGTGACGTGGTGAAGAAAATCGTGCGCTTCAAACTTCAGCTATCAAACGCTACAGAACCTGCAACG GTTCtaaaaattttgcaaaaattaaaggaCCTGGATGTCACGTTAGAAATTCTCGCT GAAACTGGGATTGGAAAGACTGTTAACTCTTTTAAGAGGCACAAACAGGCTGGAGAGATTGCCAAGGCTCTGGTTAAAGGCTGGAAAAACCTGGTCCCAAAGGAATCCTCTTG CTCTAAAGAAGATGACGTGTGGTCAGAGAAGAAACCTAAAGAAGAACAAAGCTGTCCAGATGAGGAAGAGCAGCCTTCTGGGGATGAAAATAATAACTTGGCTTCTCatctaaagaataaaaactcgCCCGATGAGGCTTCTTCTGGAACAAAGAGGAAAGACGGCTCAGAAAAACGACAATGTGaccagcagaaaaagaaaacaaaaaaatgtgaccaAGAATACCAAAGCAGGTGTCAGAAGAAATACAACACTGAAGTTCAAGAGGACGACTTTGCTGCAccaacaaagaagaagaaaaactctaACACTTTGTCTGAAAACAAATGCATTGATCAGAAATCTAGATTTGActccaaagaaaaatgtagatTAGACTCAGAGAGTGAACAAAATGGATTGTATAGTAGGTCAAAATCAAAGCCTTCAAAGGACTCGTCGACAGAAGAGGAGTCTTCTCCATCCTCTGGAAAACcctcaaaaatgatcaaagcaaCGAAAGATGAGGGGTCTTCCAGTAAATCTCAAAGCTCAGATTCCCAacatagaaaaaggaaaaaatctgaagaaaagCTGAACGCATCGAAGTCCAAGCACTTTGAAAATAAGGAGCTTTCAAAACAACTAAAGAAAAAGCCCAAAATGAATCACAAAAACGAGGAGAGCAGCAGCGAGACGTCCTTAGTGTCTTTTGAGTCGTGCTTGAACTACgatgtgaacattttcaaaagaaaagagcAACCTGGAATCAAAAAAGCtcctaaaaaatcaaaaagcacaacaaaaagGCAGCCAGCTGAAGACCCTGAGACCAAACCGGAGAAGTCACCGGCTGTTTCCCCAAACCAG ATTCAGAAATCTTTATTGCACCTCATGGATGTCCCCTTACCTGCCACTCTGCCTGAATTGGAAAAGCCAGGTGTTGAATATTACTTTGAAAGGAAAG ctgagAAAGATTCTGATCTTCAAGACCTGTCAGGAGAATCTGCAGTCTTCACGGGGCAGCGACTGAACAAGAAAATGCAAGTGTACTCTGGTGCCAAAACCCTTTTCCTACCTGCCATGATGAGCCTGTATCAGCAGTGCATCCGAACCCTCCAGAACAACATTAACA TGCTTTATGAAACGGGTGGAGTGCCATTTGAACTTCTTGAACCCGTGCTGGAAAGATGCACACCGGAGCAGCTGCAGAGGATTGAGGAGTACAACCCA ATTTACATGGGGGTTACTGATCACTTGTGGGGAGAGCACTGTCTGAGAGACTTCAAAGGCTACAAACTTCAGGAATATGAATCCTGGAAGGAGATGTATCTCCGTCTGTCGGAGGAAAGAGAAAGGAAACTCAAGAGGCTGACAAAAACGATTGTATCGGCACAGTCGAAGAAACCGAAGg gtCGGCAGGTGAAGATGGCATTTATTCACACGGTTGCTAAGCCACCAAGGGATGTGCGTATCCAGCAGGAACTTCATGGAACTGCTGTCCAACAGCCTCATCAGCTGAAGAGCAG TGTCAAAGGTCAGGAAATCCGATCAAAACCAAGCTGTCACGAGCACACTAGGCCAAGCGGCACCAGTACTGGGGGTTCTAATGACACACGCAAAAAATCAA gAGTTGCCCCAATGATGGCAAAATCGTTGAAAGCGTTTAAGAAGCAGCTGGGACGAAGATGA